The following coding sequences lie in one Microcoleus sp. FACHB-672 genomic window:
- a CDS encoding DNA gyrase/topoisomerase IV subunit A — MAKQLNLLSTGQVISTALHTEMQQSYLEYAMSVIVGRALPDVRDGLKPVHRRILYAMHELGLTPDRPYRKCARVVGDVLGKYHPHGDQAVYDALVRMVQEFSTRYPLLAGHGNFGSVDNDPPAAMRYTETRLAPVSHEAMLAEIDAATVDFIGNFDNSQQEPVVLPAQLPILLLNGCSGIAVGMATNIPPHNLGEIVDGLIALIDRPDLPDEKLFELIPGPDFPTGGEIVETEGIRAAYTTGKGSISVRGIAQIEEVQGGRGRHKRMAIVVTELPFQVNKAAWIEKMAELVNQGRIEGISDIRDESDREGMRVVVELKREVEPQNILHHLYHQTALQSTFGAILLAIVEGQPRQLTLRELLLQFLNFRELTLTRRYNHELNKTEERLHIVEGLLNALGNLDAVIDILRNAPDGTTAKIAFQEQLNLSDRQADAILAMPMRRLTGLERQNLQTEFTELTQRRQELQLLLGDRQELLKALKKDLRSQKKKYGDPRRTRIYGNKSAQRQKGKGAEEKAGKGTQEKAEKGRNKSDSPPLPVSPPASLPFPEEETVLEFTHRGYVRRLPVAALQQPTRGRKKSKGAESVPSNQDFSVQTELAKTGQDVLALTRTGKAFALKVGDIPPATGRDAKGKPFVTLLPQSVHNDREAITAQFIISDYLDSMTLIMLTQQGRIKRIPLLELANMTGRGLTVMKLKDDDLLVYAHLAAADEEVVLATSGGRLLRFEVNEEQLPVMGRTAQGYQALRLRKQEELVGCATMGTNKDLLLVSELGFAKRLPIHLLRPANRGEIGTQALQFTTKSDSLAGIVPAAKDASVMLHTSADRLVKLPIGEVAIWGKDGAGDRVPLLNSGEKVISLTLCSQELG; from the coding sequence ATGGCCAAACAGTTGAACTTGCTCTCGACAGGACAGGTGATCTCCACTGCCCTGCACACGGAGATGCAACAGTCCTATCTTGAATATGCCATGAGTGTGATCGTCGGGCGGGCACTGCCGGACGTTCGCGATGGCTTAAAACCCGTCCACCGGCGAATTTTGTACGCTATGCACGAGTTGGGGCTGACACCAGACCGACCCTACCGCAAATGCGCCCGTGTGGTCGGGGATGTGCTGGGGAAATATCATCCCCACGGAGATCAGGCGGTTTACGACGCATTGGTGCGGATGGTGCAGGAGTTTTCGACGCGCTATCCGCTGCTAGCCGGTCATGGCAACTTTGGTTCGGTGGACAATGACCCACCGGCAGCCATGCGTTACACCGAAACTCGCTTAGCGCCGGTAAGCCACGAGGCGATGCTGGCTGAAATTGACGCGGCGACGGTTGACTTTATTGGCAACTTCGATAACTCACAGCAAGAGCCGGTGGTACTGCCGGCGCAACTGCCGATCTTATTGCTCAACGGTTGCTCTGGGATTGCGGTGGGGATGGCCACCAATATTCCTCCCCACAACTTGGGAGAGATTGTTGATGGTTTAATTGCCTTAATCGACCGGCCCGATCTGCCCGATGAGAAGTTGTTTGAGCTGATTCCAGGGCCAGATTTCCCCACCGGCGGCGAAATCGTCGAGACAGAGGGAATTCGAGCAGCTTACACCACCGGCAAGGGCAGCATCTCTGTCCGGGGCATTGCTCAAATTGAAGAGGTTCAAGGAGGGCGAGGCCGGCACAAGCGCATGGCAATTGTAGTGACAGAACTGCCATTCCAAGTCAATAAAGCGGCTTGGATTGAAAAGATGGCAGAGTTAGTCAATCAAGGGCGAATTGAGGGCATTTCTGATATCCGCGACGAGAGCGATCGTGAGGGGATGCGTGTCGTTGTTGAACTCAAACGAGAGGTAGAGCCTCAAAACATCCTGCATCACCTGTACCACCAAACAGCGCTCCAGTCTACCTTTGGGGCGATTTTGCTAGCGATTGTGGAGGGTCAGCCCCGCCAGTTGACGCTGCGGGAGTTATTGCTGCAGTTTTTGAATTTCCGAGAGCTGACACTGACGCGCCGATATAATCATGAACTGAATAAGACTGAGGAACGGCTGCATATTGTTGAGGGTTTGCTCAATGCGTTGGGAAATCTCGATGCAGTGATTGACATTCTCAGAAATGCGCCGGATGGCACGACTGCCAAGATCGCTTTTCAGGAGCAGCTGAATTTGAGTGATCGGCAGGCAGATGCGATTTTGGCGATGCCTATGCGCCGGCTGACGGGTTTAGAACGGCAGAATTTGCAGACGGAGTTTACGGAGCTAACGCAGCGCCGGCAGGAATTGCAACTGTTGCTGGGTGATCGTCAGGAACTGCTCAAAGCCCTGAAAAAAGACTTGAGATCCCAGAAAAAGAAGTATGGCGACCCGCGCCGTACCCGGATTTACGGAAATAAATCGGCACAACGGCAGAAGGGTAAAGGTGCAGAAGAAAAAGCCGGCAAGGGAACTCAGGAGAAAGCAGAAAAAGGGAGAAATAAGTCAGACTCTCCCCCGCTTCCAGTCTCCCCCCCTGCCTCTCTTCCTTTCCCAGAGGAAGAAACGGTTCTGGAATTCACGCACCGGGGATATGTGCGCCGGCTGCCGGTGGCGGCGTTACAGCAGCCTACTCGCGGTCGGAAAAAGAGCAAGGGCGCGGAGTCTGTGCCGAGTAATCAGGACTTTTCAGTTCAGACTGAGTTGGCTAAGACGGGGCAGGATGTTTTAGCCTTGACTCGCACCGGCAAGGCGTTTGCGCTTAAGGTTGGGGACATTCCACCGGCAACGGGTCGGGACGCGAAGGGCAAGCCGTTTGTGACTTTGCTACCTCAGTCTGTCCACAACGATCGGGAAGCGATCACCGCTCAATTTATTATCTCAGACTATCTTGACAGTATGACGCTAATTATGCTAACGCAGCAGGGACGCATTAAGCGGATTCCCTTATTAGAGTTGGCCAATATGACAGGTCGAGGTCTGACGGTGATGAAGTTGAAGGATGACGATTTGCTCGTGTATGCACATCTGGCGGCTGCTGATGAGGAGGTAGTTTTGGCAACTTCTGGAGGCCGGCTGTTGCGCTTTGAGGTGAATGAGGAGCAGTTGCCGGTGATGGGACGCACGGCACAGGGTTATCAGGCATTGCGCTTGCGGAAGCAGGAGGAGTTAGTTGGCTGTGCAACAATGGGAACGAATAAAGATTTGTTGCTGGTGTCTGAGTTAGGGTTTGCGAAGCGGTTGCCGATACACTTATTGAGACCGGCAAATCGGGGAGAAATTGGGACTCAGGCGTTGCAGTTTACCACCAAGAGTGATTCCTTAGCGGGGATCGTGCCGGCAGCGAAGGATGCTTCGGTGATGTTACACACTTCTGCGGATCGGTTGGTGAAGTTGCCGATTGGTGAGGTGGCAATCTGGGGTAAAGATGGTGCCGGTGATCGGGTGCCTTTACTCAATTCTGGGGAGAAGGTAATTTCCCTGACACTGTGTTCCCAGGAATTGGGGTAG
- a CDS encoding response regulator: MKTVLIVEDDQVNARVFSKILTKRGGLAVKHTENVEEVMQIAQAGEADIILMDVSLARSVYKGRAVDGIKITQMLKSDPQTASLPIILVTAHAMAGDREQFLEQSGADGYISKPVVDHQEFVDRIMALLPKD, encoded by the coding sequence ATGAAAACCGTTTTGATTGTGGAGGACGATCAGGTCAATGCGCGAGTATTTTCTAAGATCCTGACCAAACGGGGCGGCTTAGCCGTAAAGCATACCGAAAATGTGGAAGAGGTGATGCAAATTGCCCAAGCTGGGGAAGCGGACATTATTTTGATGGATGTCTCCCTCGCTCGCAGTGTTTACAAGGGCAGAGCGGTTGATGGCATCAAAATCACTCAAATGTTAAAGTCAGACCCTCAAACGGCTAGTCTGCCCATTATCCTGGTGACGGCTCATGCGATGGCCGGCGATCGCGAACAATTTCTAGAGCAGAGTGGAGCAGATGGGTATATCTCCAAACCTGTGGTCGATCACCAAGAGTTTGTTGATCGAATTATGGCTCTGCTGCCCAAGGATTAA
- a CDS encoding tetratricopeptide repeat protein, whose product MPKRIPFICFLITLAVGSAAVPAFGQALLPHPLQLDSTQMEKTGLSIAEEAAQLARFRQYELALPRAELATQLAPKSFQTWALLGSLYIQTEELEKGVAALQQAQNLDPENASILFALGSARFQQENYAAAIQELQAGLKLKPNVPGALFDLGNAYYKLNQFPEAVAEYEKAYAQEKNFWPAINNIGLVNYEKGDIEGAIQRWKTAVSIDDKAAEPMLALAVALYTKGDQEQGLAMGEAALKLDNRYGDIEFLKENLWGERLLQDTQKFLETPRIQASLAQNQEAPTPPVMSP is encoded by the coding sequence GTGCCAAAGCGTATTCCTTTCATCTGTTTCTTAATCACTCTTGCTGTCGGGAGTGCTGCTGTGCCTGCTTTTGGACAGGCATTATTGCCCCATCCCCTGCAACTTGACTCAACCCAAATGGAGAAAACGGGCTTGAGCATAGCAGAGGAAGCCGCGCAGCTAGCGCGATTCAGGCAATATGAATTGGCTTTGCCCAGAGCTGAGCTAGCCACTCAGTTGGCACCGAAAAGTTTTCAAACTTGGGCGCTGCTGGGTAGTTTATATATCCAAACCGAGGAACTAGAAAAAGGAGTTGCAGCCCTGCAACAAGCTCAAAACCTAGATCCTGAGAATGCTTCAATCTTGTTTGCCCTAGGATCGGCGCGGTTTCAGCAGGAAAACTACGCCGCAGCCATTCAAGAGTTACAAGCCGGCTTGAAATTAAAACCCAATGTTCCGGGTGCTTTATTCGATTTGGGAAATGCTTACTACAAGCTCAATCAATTTCCCGAAGCTGTCGCAGAGTATGAAAAAGCCTACGCCCAAGAGAAAAACTTTTGGCCGGCGATTAACAACATTGGATTAGTCAACTACGAGAAAGGCGATATTGAAGGAGCGATTCAAAGGTGGAAAACCGCTGTTTCCATTGACGACAAAGCAGCCGAACCAATGCTGGCCCTTGCTGTCGCCCTTTACACCAAAGGCGACCAAGAACAGGGCTTAGCGATGGGAGAAGCGGCGCTAAAATTAGACAACCGATATGGGGATATAGAGTTTCTCAAAGAAAATCTTTGGGGAGAGCGCTTGCTCCAAGACACCCAAAAATTCTTAGAAACGCCTCGTATCCAAGCCTCCCTAGCGCAAAATCAAGAAGCTCCTACACCTCCTGTCATGTCGCCCTAA
- a CDS encoding HAD-IA family hydrolase, giving the protein MTVKVIVFDFDGTIADTLEALIVVINRLAVEFKYKQASRADIEQLKNLSSREVIKDSGVSIFKVPFLLRKVKLELAHEIPRIHPVPGIKEVLTQLRSQGNKLGIITSNSKPNVMSILQNNEAQDLFEFVYAETTLFGKHRVIKKFLIKEGFTPEEVVYVGDETRDIEAAKKSQIKIIAVTWGFNSKQVLAAQNPDFLIDRPEELIEVIESLKQRDFDSPKV; this is encoded by the coding sequence ATGACCGTAAAAGTAATAGTTTTTGATTTTGATGGCACAATTGCCGATACTCTTGAGGCACTCATTGTTGTTATTAATCGCTTGGCTGTTGAATTTAAATACAAGCAAGCGAGTCGGGCGGATATTGAACAGCTCAAAAACTTAAGCTCTAGAGAAGTTATTAAGGATTCCGGAGTTTCTATTTTTAAAGTTCCGTTTTTATTAAGAAAAGTAAAGTTAGAATTAGCTCATGAGATCCCTCGAATCCATCCAGTGCCAGGAATAAAGGAAGTTCTGACACAACTAAGAAGTCAAGGCAATAAGCTAGGAATTATTACTTCTAACTCTAAGCCAAATGTTATGAGCATTCTTCAAAATAATGAGGCACAAGATTTATTTGAATTTGTTTATGCAGAAACGACTTTATTTGGTAAACATAGAGTCATTAAGAAATTTCTAATCAAAGAAGGTTTCACTCCTGAAGAAGTTGTTTATGTTGGCGATGAAACGCGCGATATAGAAGCGGCTAAAAAAAGTCAGATCAAAATAATTGCCGTGACTTGGGGGTTTAATTCCAAACAAGTGTTAGCCGCGCAAAATCCAGATTTTTTAATTGATCGACCCGAAGAACTGATTGAGGTGATAGAAAGCTTAAAGCAGCGAGATTTTGACTCACCCAAAGTTTGA
- the queG gene encoding tRNA epoxyqueuosine(34) reductase QueG, whose amino-acid sequence MNSPVSSTQVKQKATELGFHKVGIATADAAAGISDAAHLQAWFAKGYHADMDWMANPNRQEIRRLMPQVQSVICVALNYYTPQQRPEEQKYAKISRYGWGRDYHKVLHKKLKALANWLQAQGDGIQARYYADTGPIQDKMWAQQAGIGWVAKNSNVISREYGSWVFLGEVLTDLVLTPDQPHTEHCGTCTRCLDACPTGAIVQPFVVDANRCIAYHTIENRGEDLPDAITSQMHGWVAGCDICQDVCPWNQRFAKETDVAEFQPYPENVAPTLAELAQISDEQWDQRFRASALRRIKPEMLRRNARVNLEAGQAVIEEKCETWK is encoded by the coding sequence GTGAACTCACCAGTTAGTAGCACCCAGGTTAAACAGAAAGCTACAGAGTTGGGATTCCACAAGGTTGGAATCGCTACAGCAGATGCGGCTGCCGGCATTTCAGATGCGGCGCACCTACAGGCGTGGTTCGCGAAAGGCTACCACGCTGATATGGATTGGATGGCTAACCCGAACCGTCAAGAGATTCGCCGGTTAATGCCACAGGTGCAGTCTGTCATCTGCGTAGCACTCAACTACTACACTCCTCAGCAGCGTCCAGAAGAACAAAAATATGCCAAAATCTCCCGTTATGGATGGGGACGGGATTATCACAAGGTACTGCATAAAAAACTGAAGGCGTTGGCAAACTGGTTGCAAGCGCAAGGCGACGGCATCCAAGCACGTTACTATGCGGACACCGGCCCGATTCAGGATAAAATGTGGGCGCAGCAAGCTGGGATTGGTTGGGTCGCGAAGAACAGTAATGTGATCTCGCGAGAGTACGGTTCTTGGGTGTTTTTAGGAGAAGTCTTGACTGATCTGGTTCTAACGCCGGATCAACCGCATACCGAACACTGCGGTACTTGCACTCGCTGTCTGGATGCCTGTCCCACCGGCGCGATCGTCCAGCCATTTGTGGTGGATGCTAATCGCTGCATTGCCTATCATACGATTGAGAATCGCGGGGAAGATTTGCCAGATGCCATCACCTCCCAGATGCACGGTTGGGTTGCCGGCTGCGATATTTGCCAGGATGTGTGTCCCTGGAACCAACGATTTGCTAAAGAAACCGATGTGGCAGAGTTTCAACCTTATCCTGAGAATGTTGCTCCCACTCTCGCAGAATTAGCCCAGATATCCGATGAACAGTGGGATCAGCGCTTTCGTGCATCAGCGCTGCGGCGGATTAAACCAGAGATGCTGCGGCGCAATGCCAGGGTTAATCTGGAAGCCGGTCAAGCAGTTATTGAAGAGAAATGTGAAACGTGGAAATAA
- a CDS encoding ketosteroid isomerase family protein, which yields METEDAINSNTESASATDITIEGITEPVVQRYFETFNAGEFEATAALFAADGQMNPPFEEPLVGPEAIAAYLEAHAKGMQLNPRQGITEPLENNQTQIQVSGKVQTPWFGVNVSWIFILNQEQEMISATIKLLASPQELLDMRQSQS from the coding sequence ATGGAAACCGAAGACGCTATCAACTCAAACACTGAATCGGCATCTGCAACTGACATCACAATAGAAGGCATTACAGAGCCGGTGGTGCAGCGCTATTTTGAAACGTTTAATGCCGGCGAGTTTGAGGCTACAGCGGCGCTGTTTGCCGCAGATGGACAGATGAACCCCCCTTTTGAGGAGCCGCTGGTCGGCCCTGAAGCAATTGCGGCTTACTTAGAGGCGCACGCGAAAGGGATGCAGCTAAATCCGCGCCAAGGCATCACCGAACCCTTAGAAAATAACCAAACTCAGATTCAAGTGAGCGGTAAGGTCCAGACTCCGTGGTTTGGTGTGAATGTCAGTTGGATTTTTATACTCAATCAAGAGCAGGAAATGATTTCTGCCACGATTAAACTGCTGGCGTCTCCCCAGGAATTGCTAGATATGCGCCAATCTCAGTCTTAA
- a CDS encoding ATP-binding protein, whose amino-acid sequence MRTELHVPSDLRFLTIVENWLLGSLEVEVGEYVDWPRQSNRLRLVLAEAYSNVVRHAHRDQPNLPVLIRLELKERDIALEVWDHGRGYDLSTYMAPSPEAMSDGGYGWLIMNRLMDRVEYCLQIDGRNCLKLEASLPEVKKA is encoded by the coding sequence ATGAGAACTGAGCTTCATGTGCCAAGTGATTTGAGGTTTTTGACGATCGTCGAAAACTGGCTGCTGGGTTCTTTAGAGGTTGAAGTCGGCGAATATGTAGATTGGCCCCGTCAGTCCAATCGCTTGCGCCTGGTTCTAGCGGAAGCTTATTCCAACGTAGTTCGGCACGCCCATAGAGATCAGCCTAACCTGCCGGTGCTAATTCGCTTAGAACTTAAGGAGCGTGACATTGCCCTGGAAGTTTGGGATCACGGCAGAGGATACGATCTGTCTACCTATATGGCCCCATCACCTGAAGCGATGTCTGATGGCGGCTATGGCTGGCTGATTATGAATCGTCTGATGGATAGGGTTGAATATTGCTTGCAAATAGACGGTCGTAACTGTCTCAAGTTGGAAGCCAGTTTGCCAGAAGTGAAAAAAGCTTAG
- a CDS encoding SpoIIE family protein phosphatase, whose product MSQGNRSKLKLLVVDDEADNLDLLYRTFRRDFQVYRADSALSALETLDQQGEMAVIISDQRMPEMNGTEFLGKTVDRYPDTIRILLTGYTDVEDLVEAINSGQVFKYITKPWQPEELKAVVQQASETYKVIKQRTNELQRALRRELLFNDVMSAIRESLDYRSMLQTIVETMGRTFHASAGILRPVESDRLMPETFSYQALNSETPLYHEDPLLHTVLESRQRQVSLGEEDSNSANRLVLPLLYQKDFLAVLSLYQDNHAAAWSSEDVQLIEGMAEQAALALSQAKLYQRSQEQAQQMRAELEVARQIQTNLLRQSWPEMESAKVQACCYPAREVGGDFFEVYIHAQGDIWVAVGDVSGKGVPAALFMASAISVMRRELSQENTPEPEQVMQNLNSILSEDLVSNNCFITMVLARYTPATKQLVYANAGHIYPLVWSKQAVADKAEIEPNFLKVRGVPLGILPVWKAKAGTLALNPGDIFLLTSDGITEATISEEGSAGSGSNAGSMLQQSGLWELLLAEPAPLDLNNLLARIRDQAVEQEDDQTILSLEVL is encoded by the coding sequence ATGAGTCAAGGAAATCGAAGCAAACTCAAACTCTTGGTAGTTGATGACGAGGCAGACAACCTAGACTTGCTGTACCGGACGTTTCGGCGAGATTTTCAGGTCTACAGAGCCGACAGTGCCTTGAGTGCCCTGGAAACGCTGGATCAGCAGGGGGAAATGGCTGTCATCATCTCTGACCAGCGAATGCCAGAAATGAATGGCACAGAGTTTTTGGGAAAAACGGTAGATCGTTATCCCGATACGATTCGCATCTTACTGACAGGCTACACCGATGTGGAAGATTTGGTGGAGGCAATTAACTCAGGCCAAGTCTTTAAATACATTACTAAACCGTGGCAGCCTGAAGAACTAAAGGCGGTGGTTCAACAAGCTTCGGAAACTTATAAAGTTATCAAGCAACGAACCAACGAACTGCAAAGAGCTTTGCGGCGGGAATTACTCTTTAACGACGTGATGAGTGCGATCCGCGAGTCACTGGACTATCGCAGTATGCTCCAAACCATTGTGGAGACGATGGGCCGGACTTTTCATGCTAGCGCCGGCATCCTGCGTCCGGTGGAAAGTGATCGCTTGATGCCAGAAACCTTTTCTTATCAAGCGCTTAACTCGGAAACGCCCCTCTATCACGAAGATCCCCTGCTTCACACAGTCCTAGAAAGCCGGCAGCGCCAAGTTAGCCTGGGTGAAGAAGACAGCAACAGTGCAAATCGGCTGGTGTTGCCACTGCTCTACCAAAAGGATTTTCTGGCGGTTTTATCGCTTTACCAAGACAACCACGCTGCTGCTTGGTCATCTGAAGATGTCCAGCTAATTGAAGGGATGGCAGAACAAGCCGCCCTCGCGCTTTCGCAAGCCAAGCTTTACCAGCGCAGCCAAGAACAAGCCCAGCAAATGCGAGCTGAGCTAGAAGTGGCGCGTCAAATTCAAACGAACCTGCTGCGCCAAAGTTGGCCAGAGATGGAGAGTGCGAAGGTCCAAGCTTGCTGCTATCCGGCGCGAGAAGTGGGAGGCGATTTCTTTGAAGTTTATATTCACGCTCAAGGAGATATTTGGGTAGCGGTGGGGGATGTTTCGGGTAAAGGGGTTCCAGCCGCACTGTTTATGGCAAGTGCCATTTCAGTCATGCGACGGGAATTGTCTCAGGAAAATACGCCTGAACCCGAACAGGTGATGCAAAACCTTAACAGCATCCTCTCAGAGGATCTGGTGAGTAATAACTGCTTTATCACTATGGTTCTGGCTCGTTACACACCGGCAACCAAGCAACTGGTTTATGCAAATGCGGGACACATTTATCCCCTCGTTTGGTCTAAGCAAGCGGTGGCTGACAAAGCAGAGATCGAGCCAAATTTCCTAAAAGTTCGAGGCGTTCCTTTGGGGATCTTGCCGGTGTGGAAAGCCAAAGCGGGCACCTTAGCGTTAAATCCAGGGGATATCTTTCTACTAACGAGCGATGGCATTACAGAAGCCACTATCTCTGAAGAAGGCTCCGCCGGCAGCGGGTCAAATGCAGGGTCCATGCTCCAACAGTCGGGGCTATGGGAGCTTCTACTGGCTGAGCCGGCTCCTTTAGACCTGAATAATTTATTAGCTCGCATCCGCGATCAAGCGGTGGAGCAAGAAGATGACCAAACTATTCTTTCTCTGGAGGTTCTGTGA
- the rsmH gene encoding 16S rRNA (cytosine(1402)-N(4))-methyltransferase RsmH, with translation MKDEELRDLEEKTDTQTPGFVHVPVLSRELLEGVVIVADGHYLDATVGAGGHSSLLLALSPGVRVTAIDRDEQALATAKAHLAQYSERVNFWRGNYAEFKPNNTLFDGIIADLGVSSGQLDTPARGFSFRHKAELDMRMDCRQSLTAAEIINHWDETELANIFYTYGEERLSRRLARQIVGRRPFHTTTELADAISGSVPPKYRHGRIHPATRVFQALRIVVNQELTSLETFINLAPNWLKPGGRLGVISFHSLEDRIVKHRLRDSPLLKVLTKKPILPQADELGINPRSRSAKLRLAEKSSA, from the coding sequence ATGAAGGATGAAGAATTGAGAGATTTGGAAGAGAAGACAGACACGCAAACACCTGGATTTGTCCATGTGCCGGTGTTGAGTCGGGAATTGCTTGAGGGTGTGGTGATCGTTGCGGATGGTCATTATTTGGATGCAACGGTGGGTGCCGGCGGCCACAGCAGTTTGCTTTTGGCCCTGTCTCCTGGTGTCAGAGTAACGGCAATTGACCGGGATGAGCAAGCACTCGCTACTGCCAAGGCCCATCTTGCACAATATAGCGAACGTGTCAATTTTTGGCGGGGAAACTATGCCGAATTTAAGCCAAATAACACTCTATTTGACGGAATTATTGCAGATTTGGGCGTAAGTTCTGGCCAGCTTGATACACCGGCACGAGGATTTAGCTTTCGCCACAAGGCTGAGCTAGATATGCGGATGGATTGCCGGCAATCCCTGACAGCCGCAGAAATTATCAATCACTGGGATGAAACTGAACTAGCCAATATTTTTTACACCTATGGAGAAGAACGCCTGTCGCGCCGGCTAGCGCGTCAAATTGTAGGCCGGCGTCCCTTCCACACCACCACAGAACTCGCAGATGCGATCTCCGGCAGCGTTCCCCCTAAATACCGTCATGGTCGCATCCACCCAGCTACCCGCGTCTTTCAAGCCTTGCGAATCGTGGTTAACCAAGAGCTAACCTCTTTAGAAACATTTATTAACCTCGCCCCCAATTGGCTAAAACCAGGAGGCCGATTGGGAGTTATCAGTTTTCACAGTCTGGAAGACCGGATCGTAAAACATCGCCTGCGAGACTCCCCCCTGCTAAAGGTCTTGACGAAAAAGCCCATTTTGCCGCAAGCTGATGAACTGGGAATCAATCCTCGATCACGCTCGGCAAAACTCAGGTTAGCCGAAAAATCAAGTGCGTGA